The DNA sequence TGTATCTTAGTGAGTGTAACAACAAATTAAGGATTTGCATGGAGTCGACTCTATACTCCATACAGACTATAATCCTGTTTCTCCCTGTTTTGTAATCTTTGCACTGAGCTGAGCCAACTCTAGCCTCACATTTACTGTACACATGTCAAAGTGCTTTTAATCCCCATGTCAAGAAAGCGAATGTTTAGATGTGTGTCATCTGCAACAAATGATCCTCTTAACTATATTACCATGCTTAAAAGAGCTTTCTTCAATCTCTATTAATTAGAGTAAGTAACATCCACttgcagtgtttcttttttatttatttagacttACTCTGAACAGAAGGGCATCTCAGAGAGTctagaaaactggaaaaatgtccTTCTAGGAGacagaagacacacaaagcCAAGCACACACAAGCGGAGACACAGAGTCAAAGCCTCATATTGATCTGTGCCGGtgacaaatgaacaaacagTAACATGAAGCTCATGGTGCAATTTTCTAACATGCAACTGGATGCAGAGGGTTTAAAATGTGCAGACGTCTTGTTCGGTTCACTTCAGATCCAACTAACAGGCCGATGCTGATTGAGTTACAATCGTGCTTTAAGTCTGGGCCAGAACAAGTGCAATGAATCATACTGTATTTTCTTGTAGCAGATCCTGTTTGCTACCTGCAAACCTCAGGTCTGTTTGATGGCACTCTCCTTGTTTCATTTGCAGTATTGTTTTGTGGACAGGGACCAGTAATTCCATCAAAGGAAGGTCATCCACCAACTGGGGCAGACTGCGTCACCGGTTTGGTTGAAAGGTCAAAATAACAGACTCTTAAAGGTTAACGTCCTGCAGCAACAGAGTAACAGTGCCACCATTTTCTCTTGTCCTCTTTTTAATAGAGCTTTAGCATTTTATTTCAGCCATTCATACTTCTGTCCACTCGACCGCCTACAGCTCGGTAAAGGAGGACAATATGTTTGAGGCCAGTGCTCTCCATGGTCCTGAAACAAacatgtctctctgtctgtctccgtATCTTGTTCATTCAAACTTGCGATCCTAGCTTAAGGGATGCAACACAACAGTCACTAATAgcccccatcacccctccctgCTCTGCCTGTCATTctagcacacaaacacacacacatacacacaaacacacacacacacactggttcTTGTCGACGGAGGAGTGGCATCAACGCTGGTTTACTTTctgcttctctctctgctccagTGGGTCCACAGAGGCGAAAATGGATGAAAGTGAAACAGCTCATCTGTGTCTTTCCCTGCAGAAAAGGTAAGATCACATTTCTCTGTGGATTTCTACCAAACTGCTGCAGGTAAGAATACGCTTTTTtagaaaattactcaaatttatTGCACAACTGCACTGAACAGGCGCCAGTAGAGTCTATTTAGATTCTCAAAGGATCTCCTCAGGATGAGAATTTTTTTACAACTAGCTTGATTTAAATGATACAAAGTCAAAAAAGGAGGTGTGAAATTGAATCAATATAATAGGAGAAATAGCATATCAGTGCAAATGACACTGTAAACTCACAGTGAAGGTAAGATTCCAGGAAGAAGTTTCGATTTGTTGTAAAGTAAAACTGGCTTTTATTGTCCTCCTGAGGCTGCTCTGCAAATGTTTATCTTTATTTGTGTCCTGAACTGAAAGGCTCTAGTCAACCATCAGCATCACATCCTGACTCCGGATTCCCCAGTCACCCTGCTGCCGAGGAATCCCCCATTTTCTGTTTAAGAGGGAAATTTCAAACCTTCAACTCCTGCCTGAAAagtttacaaaatgaaaatttcttTTCAATCACTTTCCTGCTCGTGTTTGAGAGGCACTGCAggtttctttttattctttaactCCTCTGTATCTTATCAtctctctgttttattttggagcTCTTAACACTTCGGTCACGCTGTTATTTGTGCACTTTTCTTCTCACTGGCTCCATTGCTGCGCTGCTTTGGACATTCTGtggttttctctcctctccgtTACACCGCCATGCGAGGGCAAAGCTCAGGCTGATGTGAAATTTCCCACTCTTCACATCCAGGACACACTTCCCTGAAGTGACAACAAACTTACAGTAACTAGTGCAATAACAGCAGGGGCCGTTTCAGCAGAAATACTGCCTTGAAAAACAATTTCACGTCTGTCAAGTGCAGCGTTTACAAATTAAACTGTGCATGGCCTCAAACAAAGCCTGAAACAAAGTGTAGGTGCTGCACTTGTTTAGTTCATTTCATcgtgtttgttttatatttacgGGCTTTGCAGTTGAGTTAAACTCTGATCTGTTCAAACATCCAAACTGATGTTACAGATTTACAGTTAGAAGCATGTTTGCAATGGAAAGACAGAGCGAtccataaaatacatttatgagATAAAAATCCATTGAAAGCTGCAACACTTTGACCCCTTTAGTTGTTAAATGTCCTGTTGATGAAACTTCATGTTTCGTGTGGTGTCTTTAGTCACAGATGTGTTTCCACACCTGCTCTGCAAACAAGTCCCTTGTTTCACCTTATCAACACTAACTCCTGACCGCTGTGTCGCTCACGATATCAGAGACAATGCAGACTTTTTAAAGCCGAGCTCACACAGACAGCTGAGTGCTGCTGGGTCCTACAAGCATATTACCGGTACAGCTGTTGCAGGCAGCATCTGCTGGATCTAATTACTATGTTTCTGTGCCTGTCAAAGAAATACTGTTTGCCTCTGTGACTCTCTCCAGTAGCCCTGAATACCAATTAGGTAGGTCCAGTAATGTAGGTCTTATTAGTGTGAATGCACAGAAGAAGTGAGTACAGGCTTGTGAGCAGACATCGATCTCATTTTCTGTTCCCAACAACATTTACATCACAAGGAGATATCTTCACACACGACTATTGGACAGCTTTTTATTACAGGTGGAGTTTAATATTAACCTCACCGTCCAAATAGCTTCTCTAAAGTAATCTTTGCAGAATGTCAGATAAAGTCAGTAAAACAGCTACACAGAGCTGGCCCTCCACAGAAGCTCgtacaaataataaaacaagagCACACGAACATAGAATTTTAAGAGCAACTATAGAAAAGAAGTcggaaaaatatgaaacagcaAACTGCAACTACTACATTCAAGTGTAAATGTGAGTTACTGGTAACTTTACTTATTATTTATTCCTGCTCCACcacatttcagaggaaaatattgTTCAACTCGGCATATTAAAAGAGTAGCCACTTCACCAATTTAGCATTGCACTCATTCAGATGCAGTCAGAGATTATAGTGTGTTAATGTCATGAATATATTCAAATCCCTCTCTGCTTACTCATTAAACCCAGAAAAATGtatctgtgtatcaaagttacatattcagaAGTTGTTTATGATAAATTAATAATCATTGCTAGTCTGAAAATGATTTACACATAACTCTACATCATGTGTTCCTCACCTCTATCTCAACCCATCCGTCCACATctggctgcagctggagcacaccagctcacctgcacCTCTGTTCAAACACCGTAAGACTGCTGTAGGCTACGCAATAATTCAGgaactgaaaacagattctGAAGGAGAACAATGATACACAAAGCTCCACCTTTCAATCTGACATAATGAGGTTTGTTATCTATGAAACTATAGAAGTCTGAAGtccatgtttttgagtttcATTCTGACACTGCAGCTTCAAAGTGGAAACTCAACCATGGCTTTGAATGCTTATTTCCTTCAGGATATGTCTAGCAGTGtgtgaaaaaacaccatctggAGACGCTAACAAGGTAAATGCATGTGATTCTCACTAGAAGGGATCTTTAAGAAGAACTGAACATCCAATTCAAGATTCCCGCCTCCTCActtcagtaaaaataatttacCTGGCTGAATCTTTTGGGTGAACAAACTGAgctgaatgtttatttctcatttcatttGAACTCTCAGTCAGCTTTGAACGACGGTGCAGGAATACAAGTCATTGATTTGTTCATAGGGAGCGAGTGCATCCAGtcatatgtaaaagaaaactgtCTCAGATCCTTTCACTGTGACAGAACGGTGCATGTTCAGTGGTTCAATTACTGAACATAGAACACAGCGAACATGAGCCCTGAGTGATAGTCAGCAGCTCAAACTACCCTAATCATCCTCAGCAAGTTCACTAGTGATACCGAACTGTGTATGAGTTAAAAAGATTTAgaagtcattttaaacttttaaaatataaagaatttttaatggggttttgtgtgtttaactAAGCAACAGCACTTCTGGTTTCAGTCAAGCACTGAATGATTCAGTGAACAATCTTTTGAGCAAATCTCTTTAATGAACTAATTCCAGTGCAAAGAATTGCTTTGCTGATGGCTACATCATGCAGCACAATGTACAGGCACTTTATTGTTTCCCTCCTCAGAGACGATTAATATGAAAATACATTCTACTTGTTTGTGCTGGGAAGGTGTTGCagatattaaagattaaaacaaaTCATGGCGGTCTGTGGGGGAAATGCTTTTTATCCTGCAGgggatttttgttgttgttgcaatACCTAAAGACACCACTAGAAAAAAATGGCAGCTGTGTGGCGGTAGAATGTGAAATCTGGCAGCTCACTTCTTTCTAATGATTTATtgcctgattttattttatttttctcattttcagacTCATAAATTTGTGGCCATTTTATAAGATTTCACAGTAGAGCTCCCCAAAAGCTGCATACAGACTTTGATCTGTAAAAGTAGTGAATTTCCCTTTTTAaatttcatgtacaaaataTATGATGAGTTTGCAGAATGCCACATATTGTTTTAGATCAAATGTACTCAACAATAAAGTTTAGAAAAAGCTCGACCTCAACTGGAACAGTGCAACATTGAAGAcgttgttctgttctgttctgttctgttcaaaGGCCCTTCCAGTGGAATGACTTTTCCTGTTGAGAGCATTTTTGTGTAAAGTTTATGTACTTTAATTTTACTTTGAGGTATTATTACTTTtacttaaagctgcagtagtcagacatattaaaaagagaaaaaaaaaaacaccagaatttgaaaatgtacagcttttctgctgcaactcTTCCCTGCAGATGAGCATGTGCTTTAAATATagccaaaagctcaaagacaacATTCATTCTTAACTTCTACCAAGTTTCAAACAAAGTGAAAGTTCTCCATCCAACACATTGTGTCACCACATCAATAATTTTGCTGCTATTTATACTGTGATGGTTCGAACGTCCCGTCATCGGCATCATTGTCCAAAGACTAAAAACGGAGTCAGGAAAAGGTGCAAAAGTATATTTTCCTCTCCAAACcaatggcaccaaaaaatactgtgtaCTCCAGCTTTAAAGGATTTCTATCTTCCCACACTGCTGCTTGAGAAGTCATTAACTCCCCAGAGATTTACCCTGTATGAACTATTATTGATGGATGTCCCACAGTAACTCTAAGCTTGAATTTCACCATACACCAATTCTTAACCCTGAAATGTAAAGATTTATTTGGTGCAGACCTGATTTTGGTCCCCAGGTGAGAGGGTGAGCCCTTTAATAAATCCGTGTAAACAGATCCTTGTCCCTTCAACATAATTAATGCAGGTACACACACTCTCTGACCTGCACACTAACCCCAACCTCACCTTTCATTCCTGTATCAGAAAAAGTCAAACATAGATTCCAACCTGACTTGAGAGACTGATAAGGTTAGGTCCTAAGAATTACAGCTaaactaaacacacaaaaacacacaaacatgcgcACACACGGCAGGTCTTTTTCATCTGTGACAGAAAAATCCCAGAATGGGTCTTTGATGAGTAAATGATAGAGTTAGAGATGCTGTAATGAAGTTTCATCTGGCTGTAAGAGCAGGAAGGAAACAGCTTTCAGGTACAGTATGATGTTATCATGTCGCCTAATGGAGTCACTTACAGGGTTTTAGCAATATGCAGCGACCCTCATGGTCCCAACTAAGTGTCTTCATATTGATTTTCTCATCAGAACACATCAGTTAATCACATTGTTATGCTGCAAGTCTATTCCTGATGTTTCTCGGGTCTTTTTCTCCATAAAACAGTAGCTGTAATGATACTTTACTGTATAGAGATAATTAATTGTGGTATATTGCTGTCAGTTTGAGTCTCTGGGGTCATTTTGACTGAACAACCCATTAGAAATACAAACTAGCAGGTGTCCCCATATGCATATTatagatgcttttatccaaacagCACCATGAGTGCCTGGATTTTGAGCGTGGGTAGCCCCAGAGGAAATCTGTTTGTACCCGCACTGAACCAGTCTTTCATAACTGACCGAACAAGCAGTTCCAGTGTCAAAGAAATGTCCTCTTTTTTACCTCACTGCAGGCATTATTCTGAAGATAACCCTTATTTAGCCTGAGAGAATCTGTCCTGTcgtagcattaaaacacacacagcttgtGTATCCAAAAGCAAACACATCAGCGCACACTCACGTCGGATAGGTCCTCAGATGACAGGCAGCACTTATTACATatccagcagcagaaaatgatgCCTGCAGGATCCAAACAACAACTTGACATTTTTGAATTACTTCTCATGCACAGATTGGATCCTCTCAGAGGACATTTTGTGACTTTCAGGGTTGAATGGAAATTTTAAATGAACTCTAGAAGTGTAGGTTGCCTCGTTACACAGTCTTGTTCAACCTGTCAGGTCACATTAGGCCGGTTAAAACTTCCAGGTCACTTAACATTTAGGTGAAGAAAGAAGAGTCTGACTCTGCAAAGAGACCATTTAGCTTCAATCACAAGTGAATTACACAAAACCATTTTTGCAGCATGCAGATTTCAACATTTATATTCACCTTAGACcagttttaatttgttattCCTGACAGGAGTATGTGTGATGCTGCTGTGCATTAgtaaacacagctgctgctgtctgtatTTGCTCGCTATTCTTCACACATAAACCGAGGCAAAGAAACACTCAAACACCTGCCAGCTGTTTACACGCTCTAAGTTAGGCATGATTTTACATCTGTGTTTTATCGCTCATGTGGAAAAAAGAGCCCTAAATACACTGATtcttttataatctttgttgCTCTCAGGTGCTGTGCAGATATGACTCAAGCCTGAAGCATCTGTGAGACCACATCAGACAGGATGGAGACTCTGAATTCCTCGCACATCCCAAACATCAGCGGTGGCGACAGCAGCCTCTTCGCTGGAAGCCCGTACACGACCGTGGAGATCGTGCTCATCATCCTGGTAGCTGCATCTCTGAGCCTGATCACCATCATCGGGAACATCCTGGTTATGCTCTCTATAAAGGtttgggttttcttgtttttcatcagtCATGATTAATGAGTGTGATCCAAACATCCACATCTGGACACCTTGAAGAGCGCAACCCAGACTTACAGATAAGAATACATGTGCAGAGTAGTAATCTAATAGAAACGAGAAAACACACATCACACTGCAGGAAAACGGGATTAGCATCTGACAGTCTGCTCCATGTTATCCCTCTAAAGGTGAACAGGAACCTGCAGACCGTCAACAACTACTTCCTGTTCAGCCTGGCGTGTGCAGACCTTATTATCGGCATCTGCTCCATGAACCTCTACACAGTCTACATTGTGATCGGCTACTGGCCCCTGGGAGCGGTGGTGTGTGACCTGTGGCTGGCTGTAGACTACGTCGTCAGCAACGCCTCGGTCATGAACCTGCTCATCATCAGTTTCGACCGTTACTTCTGCGTCACCAAACCGCTCAGCTACCCGGTGCGCCGCAGCACCAAGATGGCCGGCCTGATGATCGCAGCAGCCTGGGTCTTGTCCTTCATCCTGTGGGCTCCTGCTATTCTGTTCTGGCAGTTCATTGTGGGCGGGAGAACCGTGCCACCAGACGAGTGCTACATCCAGTTCTTCTCCAACCCGGCGGTGACCTTCGGGACGGCCATAGCAGCGTTTTACCTGCCGGTGGCCATCATGATCTACCTTTACTGGCGCATTTCCAAGGCCAGCCGCAGCCGCATGAGGAAGGACAGCAGGAAGGCGTCGGGTACCAGTCTGGGAGAAGGTGTCTCCCACAGCCAGGAAGAAGGATGTGAGAGCAactgcatcattgccaaaaaAGCTCAGGAGGAGGCGGGAAATGGGAAGGAGAAggaagtgcagcagcagcagaacggAAACGGCCCCTGCAAGGAAGAAAAGCCCAACCAGGCTGGCTCCAGGAAAGCCAGCATCAACCCTTCAACATCTAAGGACACTGTGATTCCAACTCCATCACGAAAGAGCTCAAGCTGTGGGAGAACTCTAACACAGCCTCCTTCCCCAGACAACTCATCTGCTGACAGACAAAGTGTGGTTGCAAGGACCCTGTTGAAGGTAAGTTTGATTACTGTATGAAAACTTGTAGGTTATGTTTCAGATTACAAATGTGACCACATTTGATTCATAGCTATCAGTATTTGTAGCTCTAGCAGTCTAAAGATGATTGGTGCTGGTGCTGGTTTCTCTGACACTTTAGTCctgactgaaatatttcaagaacTTTAGGATTGATTGTGCAGAAGTTTTGTAAAGACATTTGCAGATGAATCCTTGTTACACTGATAATCCCACGCCTTTCTCTACCAACACCAAAGGATTGATTTGTGGTTTTTAGTAAAATATGTCAATGTCGTGTCTGATTGCCGTGAAATTTGGTACAGACATTCATGCAGTACTCAGAATGAACTGTATTAACTCTAATTCCTCCGATTTTTCCTCAGCAGCCACCATCCATTCCAACTTTCACATTATCTTCAGTTAAGTCAAGCCGTCATTATTCATATGGGATATTAAAAAGAACAGCTGAAGTGCCTTCCAATAGAGAAATAAGACCGGTGTTGTGAAATTGTTGAGACACAACAGTGTGATTTGTGATATGACTTTAtctttttgcatgtgtgtgtatattttgtattactaaattatataaaataaatatttacctGACTTACTAACATTGTATGTTTAAGACCCTGCAAAGATTTATATGTAAAACTCAAGGaatccaaacaaaaaaagcactcagcgagcgcagtactccaccaaggctgctcagtatCTTGTATCTTTTCTGACAGccgaaatcttgaaaaaatttggtgcagaaatcacggcaacatagaatgtggcgttttaaatacagatgtacccacaaacaaaatgaagctGCGCTGAGAACAggtgtgcatgtgtacgttacgtatggataccgaatcatgtaaCGTAAATATGCagcaggcagcgggaattgatgggactcagaaacacccccacaacttAATGAATTGTTCCCTGTacgatttctgacagataagacTGGaaaagtcctcagtggtggatttcagcaggcagctgatgtagtgttcacttgttgccatggttacagtgacgccgtgccgctatctggcaataatacagaaatctttcacaaatccgtgaatccagaccataagctgcatcactgccaaaatctaatcacttggtcgttgtgtcatttctgatctctcctgaaaatttcattcaaatccatttgtccatttttgagcaatgttgcacacagacagacagacagattgacagaaggacaaacataccttgatcatcacataactccttgGCAGAGAAATCATTCCTATGAGTAGCATTTTGAAACAGCGGAGAGGAAAAACTCCCTGTAAACAGGAAGAcacctctgacagaaccaggctcagggagggcagccatctgccttgaCTGGTTGGGTTGAGGGGAATTGGGAGAGGAAAAAGGATATGACccagtgcttgcaaaatgaatcattttaccgCTAATTAGCAACTGTCAGAGTGGCATGATAATGAGGTGAACTAAGAAAGTGAACATGCCTTACCTCAGGGTGTTAGCGTTGTCATTTTGACATTAGCATTCCACCCAAAGCCAGTCTGCAGCCTCACTGAGCCTCTATCCTGACTGTAGACTCTGCATCTTTACTCTTCATTGCTCTGATCAGCCTCGTGTGTAGAAAAAAATCCACTGTTTACTACCTGCTGTGAGACATGCAAAGGTAAAGTCCCCCAGCACTCCAGTGTTTTGGTCAGTGTTAGTTTTCTTTGATATCATTGATGTAGGTGCAGTGTGACACTGAAAGGATGCTTTAATCTGATGAAAGTGGAAAGTTATATTCGACCTACATTGGCAGATGGCCAAAAATAGGAGTCCAGATGAAAGCTAATgctgctctgtgtctgctggatgtgtaacCTGCTAATTGTTGGCAATGTCAACATGTCAGTgttacaacaaacacaacattgtgtgtttacagcttgttccACTGCTTCCTAGTGGACCCCACAAATTAAATAATACAGCTGTTTGAACAAAGACTGTaactttcctcctcttcttctctcattTTTCAGGTAACGAAGCGTGCTGTGAGTGAGGGCGCCGTGGCAAAGTGGAAAAGAAGGGGCATCTCTTCCAGGGAGAAAAAAGTAACGCGCACCATCATGGCCATCCTGGTTGCTTTCGTTGTCACGTGGACGCCGTACAACGTGATGGTCCTGATCAACACATTCTGCTCCATCTGCATCCCCAACACCCTCTGGACCATCGGCTACTGGCTCTGCTACATCAACAGCACCATCAACCCGGCCTGCTACGCCCTCTGCAACACCACCTTCAAGAACACCTTCAAGCACCTGCTTCTGTGCCAGTACAAGAAGATACGAGCAGCGCGATGAGGGCGTTTGTGACTGAGTCGAAACAAAGTGATGATTCTTGTAAAGACAGACGGCAAATATTGGAAGCTTAGTGTTGAAAAATAGACTAGGTGTGTTCTTGTTGGGctccatttatttttcaatggTAACTTACTCCTACTTTCACTGAAAATGGAACTGTGTCTCAATTTCTATTTGTATCACAAACTAaagttttgattattttaaaaaagacgtGGCATTGTATTATAATTCACCAGACATTTATTAAGCTTTACTGATTCTGTATTAGGGCTTTCCCCAACCAAAGATCACCCCAGCCGCATTGTCGTCATTAGCTGACTAGTTGTAGCATGTTTGAATAGTGTATAGTTATCTAAACTATCTAACATTTGAGCAAGTTATGGTGTGAAGTGACTAATGAtggattatttttacttttcagaAGATAAGTCACGTCAAGGGTCAATTAGTCTGACTCATCAGATGTACACTTCAGGTATAAGCTAGGCACACAGGCGATTTTCTCCTCCCTTTCTACTATCCATCTGGTAGCATTTTCAAAATCCAGTTGCAATATCAGTGCAATAAGGCGGCCCTGCACGTTTTTTCCTGTGAATGTGCCATTTTAAAGACAGTGTTGGCCTccttgcatgcaaatgttccaacaAAACAATTCCCTGCCACCGTTTTGAGGGGacaccattgctgcatcctgTGCTTAGCACCGCCCACTgcgactgtgattggtttaaagaaatgcaaacaagccagagcTTTTTTTCGTCCCCTATAGCAAAATGACAGTGTGGTGCGGTCAGATCATTCTACACTGTGTTGCGTTAACAAATGGTCTGGCTATGTGACACTACAGGCTGAtgaataaaaggaaaatgtcaCCTTCCTGGTCATTTACCTTCTCAAAATGATGGATTTCCTCCAAGCTATGTGTAATTACTATCTAATAACCATACTGACCAGCAATGTAAATGATGATGTCCgtgtaaatgtgagttttaTGCGACCAACCTACTGATCACAACTCAAGACTCTTTGCATCAGCTTCTGTTTGGTTGACTATTTGAGGGCAGCCCtacttttaaatgtgaataacCACATTTACTTAAAGTGTCTTTTGGTGTTGGAGTTTTTCAATGgttgtcttttctctctctacATAAACTTATATAGTATGTTGTTTCAAGTTGTGGTTCATGTGATGGTTTTGTGACCAAAGCAGTGATTTTAAAGAAGTTGAATACAAAAGAAAGGTGATATAATGTAGAGAAGGACGCTGTGTTATTGACACTGTGTTATTAAAGCGTGATGGCTGACACTGAGCagtgaaagaggaaaaataagCCAAACTGAAAAGTCTGTCTGCATGAAAGCTTGTCTTGAAATTTAATTAAGAAAAGAGAATTAGCAGCTGTAAACTGATCTGCGTCCTGtgctctgtgtgtatgtgtgtgtgtgtgtgtgtgtgtgtgtgtgtgtgtgtgtgtgtgtgtgtgtgtgtgtgcgtgcgcatgTGTTTCCTCTCTTGTTAAATTTACTGTGGTA is a window from the Amphiprion ocellaris isolate individual 3 ecotype Okinawa chromosome 3, ASM2253959v1, whole genome shotgun sequence genome containing:
- the LOC111585437 gene encoding muscarinic acetylcholine receptor M2-like, with translation METLNSSHIPNISGGDSSLFAGSPYTTVEIVLIILVAASLSLITIIGNILVMLSIKVNRNLQTVNNYFLFSLACADLIIGICSMNLYTVYIVIGYWPLGAVVCDLWLAVDYVVSNASVMNLLIISFDRYFCVTKPLSYPVRRSTKMAGLMIAAAWVLSFILWAPAILFWQFIVGGRTVPPDECYIQFFSNPAVTFGTAIAAFYLPVAIMIYLYWRISKASRSRMRKDSRKASGTSLGEGVSHSQEEGCESNCIIAKKAQEEAGNGKEKEVQQQQNGNGPCKEEKPNQAGSRKASINPSTSKDTVIPTPSRKSSSCGRTLTQPPSPDNSSADRQSVVARTLLKVTKRAVSEGAVAKWKRRGISSREKKVTRTIMAILVAFVVTWTPYNVMVLINTFCSICIPNTLWTIGYWLCYINSTINPACYALCNTTFKNTFKHLLLCQYKKIRAAR